aatctaaggatttgaagtgtgcggatcgtcataCTTGAGAAGGAAAAGGAGGAACAAGCATGTTGTCCATGCACTGGTTGCAGATGGGAAGAGGCTTGCAATGGTTGCAGGTCTGGTTTACAAAGAAACTGCTGCACGCAAGGAATCTATAGTGCGATAAGTTGTACTATAGCTGACTCTACTATTGCAAAGAGAAAGATACTGACTGTAAAAGGCTGACAAAGTTGAAGCTACTGTAATGATGTAGCCGAGTCTACTGTtattaaataacaaaaataaattaaaaacagTAAGTGTAACACTCTTTTCGTACCCGGCTAAGGTAATCGGGAGATGTGGCCAAGGTAATtgaaagatgtcaccatctcggtttcccgaggcagtgaatcgGAACTACAATTAAGTAACATTTTATATAAAAacatgtttaatgaattacaaaGTGAATAAATGAATATTATAAGTGATTTCTACACATGACAACTACTATGACTACATCAACTACCGTACGACTATATGCTCGATTCCAACTCCGCGTCTCGGCCCGTGATCCCGCTCGCTACCAAAACCAACCCTGTACTCAAActactccccatatgaccaaaaatatcatatggttcatcacataCAGGTCACCCCAATTAAAGCAAGCGACAGTGTACATGCAACCAACACACATCAGTTTCAATAATACAAATACTCATGAAAGGACATGTGAATATGAATATGTAATGCAATACAAGAGTAAATCACAGAAGCACACAAGTCTCCATTATCTACCGTACTCCGCAACCACTAAACCGGTACCGGCAATGCATCCGGGATACCAACAACCTGGTGACGGcgtcgcaacaccgccaccaaacaGCCGAACTTCAGTCCGTAAAATAGGTACTCGGGACACACAAATGGTACCGAGTCCGGGCGCTAACTAGACCCATGTCAGGCGTCATGACACCACACGAGCCTCTCTGTACTCATATAGTACCACAAGTTTGTACCTCAAACACAAATCGACACATTTTTACCATTAATTATCAACTAATCAAATTGAAAAGGAGACTTGCGTATACATTTCAATCAATGAAACATTACAATGCACCATGACCATATATGTCATACTCAGAGGAATGCCAATACAACATTTATTCAAAACTTCAACACTACTAGCTTACACaaaaataatgataataatgaatgcaaacatatatgaaattcaatgaTTTTGCTAGAGCATGGAACTAATAAGATAATCAAGACTCCGCTTTGGGTGTAAAGCTCTTGAACTTGGATTCTGCCTCGTACCAAGACTCTAGGCTGATAAGCTCATTGAACTCGGAAAAGGTTGCCATTTGGTCCAAGTCATCCCTGGTGGTACCCTTCTCCTTCAAGATCTTCATGATGTTAACTAGGGCGCGTGCGGTGGCATACACTGCAGTGAGTGAATGAGCAATCAAGTGGAAACCCAATTCCTTGAACTCTTCTGGTGTGTGAAGGGGTGTCTTTCCTCCTTCAATCATGTTTGCAATTCTCAAACCTTTAGTTTTCGAGGATACTTCCTTCAATTCACCTATATCTGCAGGTGCCTCTACAAATGTGGCATCAGCTCCAGCCTATAAATGTTAGATAATTAAGATCGATTAGCAAGACATTCGCGGTTATGTGGATTGTTTTTTCGCGGTTATGATTATACCTCTCTATACATGTTAGCACGCCTAATTCCTTCTTCTAGACCATGAGGTGCACGTGCATCAGTCCTAGCCACAAGGAAGAAATCTGAATCACCAATAGCTTCTCTTGCAGCAGCTATTTTAAGTGCATGCTCTTCTGCGGGTACAACAGCCTTGCCACGCATATGACCGCACTTCTTCGGCCACACTTGATCCTATCGAAATTAATAATATAAAATTAGTTGTTTGCTACCCTTGTCATACCATAAGGGAGTATAAAATTGTCATCACATCATAAGACATGCTACATAATGGGTGGAATTAAATCAGATCTTAGAATCTAATCAATCTACTTGCTCAATTGCTAACCATATTATTGCATGTTCTAGCAATTACTCCATATTCATTTCGTGAATAGTTGACTACCTACATTTATTTCAAACTTTTATGTGCATTTGATGGATCTACATGCATAATACGTGTGCAAACAATTTAATTTTCGAAATACTATAGTATAAATACATAGATTCGATATACGTCACTTTTATATATAACAATCGTTTATTATACCTCAAGGAAGACGCCCTTAGCACCCGCTGAGATCAACTCTCTGATAAATCTCTGGACGTTAAGAGGTCCACCTCCTCCGGTATCTGTTGTCAATAAAACAAAATATTACTTTGCATAAAAAATGATTCAAACCATATGACAAAGGAAAATGAAATCTACACTGTAGTAGGCAAACGACTTTTCTTTCGTCAACGTAACTTTGTCATCATAGTGTATACATAATGCATAAAAATTCATGGGTGAACTTATTTAATTACCTCCATCCACAATGATACACAAGTTAGGAGCCGCCGCGGTAATTCTACGAGTAGCCTCCACAACTTCGGTTGTCCTGTATTAATACAATTACATACGGAGTAAATATTAAGTCAATGGACACGAGAAGTTTAGTCAATGATTAAGAATAAAAAGTTGTGTTGTACTTTTATATGTTTATTTGGCATTAAATAAAGCGCAAGACCAGTTTAATATATGGGAAAaagaaattcaaactcatgatTTATGGTCATATATATACTTTCGTTGTAACTATTAGGTTAAGGTCACTTCGATTGTTAAAGACATATATAATTGAGCAAATTAATAAAAACTTTAAAACAATGAAGGTAAAAGAATTATACGTAAGCAAGCCAAAGTCAGGGAGTCCAAGCATGGCAGCAGAGACACTGTAACCGGAGGCAAAGGCGGCGTGGAAGCCGGTCTTCTCAACAACAGCAGCTGAAAGAGCATCTTGGACACCTGGCATAAGAATTGACCCATGCTCCTCAATCAACTTATGCATTGTTGTCTTTCGACCGACAATGTTTGTGTACGACCCGTTGGTGGTCGTCACATCATTGGCTGTACCATTCGGTGGTGCCATTGTTGAAAATGAAGGAGATTAGGAGGAAGGAGGAATGAAGGAGTTAAAGAGTATTGTGTATGAGAGTTGATATGAATTTTGAGCTAAATTAGAGTCTTATTTATAGTAGTAGAGAGTTGGCATTAACAAATAAACAATTGTATTAGTTGTAGTAAGCTGTACTAGTAATAGTGCACTAGTAAGGGTATTTTGGTCATTTTCATTGGTGTTTTTTACAAGTTTTAAGGGAAATTTCTTGGGTTGTTGGTACGTGAAATTGTGAAAGAAGGAAAAACATTAAAGGGGTCTACCACGTGAGCAAATTGTTTTATTGATATAACTACGATTTGGTGGTACTAATTCGGCTATCATAAATTCTCGTTGAAGATGGGAGTATTCGTTTTAAACTTTAAAATGAGTATTGTTAGAGTGCAAATCCATGTTCCACattggtagaataaagatggaagttcatctttataagtgtttaGAAAATATAATAGTAGAGGCCTTTTGGGAAAGAGCCCAAGAATAAATCCGTGAGggtttggcccaaagcggacaatatcgtactattatgggttgtggacacagttgcagcagaggcccaacacaagatattcacgcttccgcacaacaagtatATATTTGACCTAATTTAAGATTTAAGATGAATACTCCATCCTAAGCAAGACCTTACTGCGGGCCTTGATACATAGTTAAGTTGAACTTGATAATTTTAAGTCTAATCTTCATGTCATTCTCTTGAGATGAAAGGAGATAAATTAGCAAGCACACGCATATTGTCACGCTCTTAAACCATGATCGAATTACTTAAGCATGAAATTTTACtcattaaatatatataattttttttttttttattttttatttttttttttttggtgacgaggaggttggatcctccccggatacaggaccccaccctgctaggcgcctgtaccatgtgagttctttcccgcggggattattccctctccgggcgtcaggtccccaagaaagtgttcatctagggaatcgaacccaggacctcgcaattcctccttaggaggctttgaggttaccctaaaattccactagactcacacatcttgggttatatataatttttttcctTAAGGAAATAAATGAAGAATATGAAATCAACATAACTTTCGGTCTAATATACATAGGTAACAAAATAATTAAGATTTCGATAGTTACTACTAAACTTCGAGTATTTAGGCGCTTTATAATTCACACATGATAACCATGAGTAATTGCTTATTATCAAAGGGTATCTCTAGCTATCGATGTTTGAATTTTCCCTCGTATAAAAAGAAAATAGATAATTATTAACTAGGACAGAAAGGGTATTCCGTAAGTTGATCTGACTTCGGAGTCATTGACATGATATTTAGGCTGCTAGAGATGAGCCAATGAGCGATCGATACGTACGTATTGTAATAATGTTGTACTGATTAtattaaaataagacaaataaTTGTAGTCTTGTAGACGCCGAAGTTTCGTATTGAATAATAacgaaacacaaaatctcatttatgACGGctcgtatccgtcactttggagtgacgtaTATCATTTTtcttcacaaatgacccaaatagaagagagagggaagcacatgggggtgccccaccttgtccccctatccgttttgtgagtgacattatccgtcacttgctccgatcCGTCTTAGCAAGACTAATTGATAACGAAATAACAAAAAGCATGTAATACATGGCATTAATAATCTTAGATCTGTCGTTTATGATATGTCAAAGATCTTATCATACTAATGTTTAATCCAAGCAAGCAACTAGCTATAATATTCCGATCTGTTTTTTTGTTTAATACTTTTTTCACAATTTGTTAAGGAatctttatttctctaaaattagTCTTTTAACATTTTTTAGCAATCATATTCATATAATCATATCTATACATGCAGGCCAGTCATAGATATGTAGATAGGCACTAGGGAACTATTAGGGATGGCAAAGGCTATCTCCATACCCAAAATCATTCATTGTGTTTGGACTTTTGTTTATTTTGACCTTGTTTTAGTTTGGTTTGGCCAGTTTGGTTCGGTTTCCAATAGACATCGGCGGGTTAAGTCTAGCTTTGTCAATTCGAGCATGTTTATCTAAAATtgtcacaaattcttgttttagaGCTATGTATCCGTTTTATAGCTAAAGCGGGTCAATGAGTACTCATTTAGATAGATAAAGACAAAAGCATATAACCTAGATAATGAGTAACAAAAGTTTCACATGTCTATCTAAATAGGATGTTACTTGAGTCATTTTAATTATAAAATGTACATCTCCGTCTTATGGGAGATTAATTGAAAATTCGTGGTTTTCACATGTGACATTACAGTTTTCATGGCTATATCTATAATTTcgtttttaaattaaaattattgTGTTAAATAACAAGTAACTAGATTAATATGAATCAATATTAAGGTAGTAATCGTTGTCCAATCATCAATCAAATCAAGTCATTACGATGTCAGGTTATATCGATTGGTTCGGGTTGGGTTAACTTTTACTCAAACCTGTTGTAAATAAGCAAGAGTATGGTTGATAAGGGTAAAGACGTATCGCCTTAATCAAAGTAATCCTAACTCAATACTAACTAATAGTCACCGATAAGtagggtatcgaatccacagggaggcggtaataatctATTTGCTTATGTAATTATTCGTCTTAAGGGTAACAATTTCTTGAAGATTGATTTGTTTAGCTATAACTAATTGTGATGATTCAAATATAtgaaaagagtctagggatcggtTTCACTAGGTCAGTTATCCGGGGGTGTGATTTAACTAATTATCCGGCGGTgtgatttaactaattaaaagagCAATTATGTTGTTTACGGTTATATGTCCGGTCGGTACTATATATAtcctttagatctaaacttaacatgtggTCCCTATAATTAAGCTAGTCTATTCAATTGTCATAGCCTATATTTGTCTTAATCCGGTCGGCAATAATAATCCTAATATGGAAGACTAATTAACTAATCCTGGCTAGTAATTAATCAATTAGATTtaagacaacaattgaacaacaacaaaaagcaatttAACTATTTATTCATTAATTAAActcccttctaacaacctagatccccttttaCCCTAgatgaataaattagctactcatactaataacaataacaacaataagacgaAGGGAAAACATAACTAAAAACATGTAAAAGATGAATAACAGAGCAATGATGAAACTAGAACTTGAattaatgaagaaagattaataATACCGTAAGTAGCGAGGTAGATTTGAAACAATGCGTAAAATAAAGTATTCTAAGATTTCTTGGCGGAataaaagcgtaacctaataataatCTACGAACTTCTTATTTATATTACAAATTAAACCGACATAAGGAAGTTTCGTAGAAAGCAGGAAAGagcaaacactcgatcgagtattaagacattcgatcgagtatttaATCATCGCGACTCGATTGAGtatgcaggcactcgatcgagtgttctcaGTTTTAGCCTTTCTTTGTGTCCTTTCTTCGTGTTTCCTTCTCGATCTTTGTGCTAATCCTTTCGTGCTTCGTCTTGCCGACTCCACGGTGCTCTATATTAATCATTTGCTCCACGAATGCATCAAATCTGCATTGAAACACCAAAAGGCAAAAGTATCGACATTTCTAAGATAAACGGCATATAATAAACATGATATAGCACAAAACCGTCTTAAAACAACTAAAGGGAATGAatataaatgtatataaatatgaCTTATCAATGGTACATCTAAATGTTTTACTCCAATACTCCATATTGATCACTAAGGTGAAATTTGTCTCTTGAATTTAAGGTATTTAGTGTAAGGCGAGTAGTAGTAAAACAGTAAGTAAAATAGAGGAACGATCTTATTTGGAACAATTGTTGTGGCGTGATTTGAGGTCACCGTCCTAAAGTCGATTATGCCCCGTCTACTACACACGGACTCAATAGCATTCGACCCCCAAGATTACACAGCAGCTGCAAATTTCGTGTAGGTAAGAGTGCAAATGAAAATTGTCAAAAAAAAACATTGCCAAGACTTCAGTATTTACGTACCAAAAAACATTTTGATAACCCAAAAATATTGTAAGAcagaaaaatattttagagataagaagaagaagaagagaactGATTTTTTGTGTATTGGAATGGACCAAGTATGTTGGTATTTATAAACAGATGAAGGAAAAGGAGCAACAAGCATGATGTCCATGCACTGGTTGCAGATGGGCAGAGGCATGCAATGGTTGCAGGTCTGGTTTGAAAAGAAACTGCTGCACACAAGGAATCTACAGTGTGATATGTTGTACTATAGCTGACTCTACTACTGTATAGTGAAAGATACTGACTGTAAAAGGCTGACAAAGTGGAAGCTACTGCAATGATGTAGCTGAGTCTACTGTtattaaataacaaaaataaaaatagtaagTGTAACACCTCCTTCTTTCCCGGCCAAGGTAATCGGGAGATGTGGCCAAGGTAATcgaaagatgtcaccatctcggtttcccgaggcagtgaatcaGAACTACAATTAAGTAACATTTTATATAATAACATGTTTATTTAATGAATTACAAAGTGAATAAATGAATATTTTAAGTGATTTCTACACATGACAACTACTACGACTACATCAACTACATTACGACTATATGCTCGACTCCAACTCCACGTCTCGGCCTGTGATCCCGCTCAATACCAAAACCAATCCTGTACTCAAACTATTCCTGTAATACTACTGTTTTATGGGTTTTAGGGtattctatcgagtggggcttactctgtcgagtaagtatgattttacgcaaaacagtagtctgtctgatgggtactcgatcgagtaagcttggcactcgatcgagtaagtgacttactcgatcgagtaagtcggttgaAGGGTGATTTTCgatgggtttgttaataatgcggattgatATATAAGACTTCCGTCACTTTTTCTTAAAACACCTTTTGCAACCTAAAACACACAAGAGAAGATTAAGAGCTACGTTCtttcatcctcgccgcattattaacaaatcctggagctaggagtgtcggatttcgtcgttctttacatctttgtgatcctttagtcgagggtaagctttacatataatttttatactgttttgttaaagttggttaaaccctaattgggtgatttgggggtttttgtggttta
This sequence is a window from Silene latifolia isolate original U9 population chromosome 8, ASM4854445v1, whole genome shotgun sequence. Protein-coding genes within it:
- the LOC141596340 gene encoding petal death protein-like; translation: MAPPNGTANDVTTTNGSYTNIVGRKTTMHKLIEEHGSILMPGVQDALSAAVVEKTGFHAAFASGYSVSAAMLGLPDFGLLTTTEVVEATRRITAAAPNLCIIVDGDTGGGGPLNVQRFIRELISAGAKGVFLEDQVWPKKCGHMRGKAVVPAEEHALKIAAAREAIGDSDFFLVARTDARAPHGLEEGIRRANMYREAGADATFVEAPADIGELKEVSSKTKGLRIANMIEGGKTPLHTPEEFKELGFHLIAHSLTAVYATARALVNIMKILKEKGTTRDDLDQMATFSEFNELISLESWYEAESKFKSFTPKAES